The stretch of DNA AAATAGGCTTCATGATACCAGCTTCATGGATAAAAAATACTCACGGTGCGGGGAGCACGGTGAGTATTTTTCTTATCTATATTAATGCTAGGTTAAAGGTAGTTTTCAGACATACTTTACAAGACAAAAATTTTATCAAATTATAAAATTCTCATACATCATTTCTTGATTAGGACTTTAGCATCAATTTATTTATACTATAAATGGTATAAAACTACTATTTTTGTTAAAGTGTGTTGAAAAATGACGAATTTACTGGAAATTACCATACTAAAGTTTTATTATAAAAGTATCAGTTTGATAAAGGCAAACTTATTGAAAGATAAGGACGCAAAGCCACGAGTCTAAGGTGATTAGCTATGATAGTCGGGTTACCAAATGATTGGATACTGTTACCTATGATAGAATAGCCTTTATCATACAAGTCCACCAATCTTTTTGGTGGGCTTTTTTTTGAGATAGTTTTGGCGAAGCTTGACTATCGAGTAAGTGAAAAAAAAGGAGGTGGAATGTTAATTGACTGTGTTATTTGGTACGGTTGAATACTTTGAAAGAGCAATTTACAACTATCTGAATGAGAATCAATTAAAAGAAATAAGTGAAGATTCTCTATATGTCATTACTTCAAAACTAAAAAAAGAAATTTTAGATGATTTTGTTTGCGATGAAAGAATTCGGTTAGAATGTTTAGAAAATCTTAAATATGCAATTAGTATGATAACACAAAATAAGGAAGCGGTCTGAGTTTAGATAATTTTAGAAAAGTGTTTTTTAAAAAGATCTCATATCTTTTTACTGTTGATTTTAAACATCTAAACAGTATATTCTTCCTTATAGTCAAAAGAATTCAGCCATTTGAATAATATAAATAGGAGCGTAATAACAGAAAATGCAAAAAGAAAAGAACGAATTTTCTGATCAAAAGAGGGCAAATTCAGGGGATATTATTCTTTTTGAAAGAAAAAGTAACATATATGAAGGTAAAGTGTTTCTTGTTCGGACTAATAGTGTATTAGTCGAAATTTCAAGTAAGGATGCAAAAACTTTAGGATACGAAATGCCAAATACAGTTGTTCGGCATGGGAAATATAGTCTAGTATGAGTTTGAAAATCAAATTTTTATCTAATTAGTTTATACTTATTAATAGGAAAAAAGAAGAAAATATGATATGTTTTTTATTTCTACATAAATAAAATATTTGAGGTGTCTAAAAATGAATAAAACAGAATTAGTGAAAGCTGTATCAACAAAGGCAGAGTTAACAATAAAAGATGCTGGGAATGTAGTTGATGCAATATTTGAAACAATTACTAGCACACTTGCTAAAGAAGAGAAAATCCAATTTATTGGATTTGGAACGTTTGAAGTTCGTGAACGATCTGCAAGAAAAGGTCGTAATCCACAAACAGGTGAAGAAATAGAAATTGCAGCTTCTAAAGTTCCAGCTTTTAAACCGGGTAAGGAATTAAAAGAAGCGGTTAAATAAATATTTGTTTTTTTAAAATACTCTGGACTTGTTAGTCTCTAGAGTATTTTTTTTTGCTCATAATACGGAGGGCGCTTTTCTGGAGAAAGAAAAAAGTCCAATTTCTCAATTCAGTAACATAAGCCAAATCCCTTAGCATATAGGTATTTGGCTATATTTATGTCGAAATTTGCTTAGTATACAAAATTTCCGAAATGTTGGCAGTCCCCCATTATAGGGCGTAATCCTGAAACATGGATAAGCACTCATTTTTCATTTTAGAGCCATTTTGTTGAAGAAGGATATCTCCAATTTTTAACGAATACAGTGCTATAAATAAGCTTATCAAAAGTGGTGAGATAAATAGGAAAAAAAATTAATTTCTTTTTGGACAATGAAACGGAAAAATGTATAATTAACAGGCTTCGGAGCGCGGGGTGTGTTTTCGCAGAAGATGAGACCCGGTTACTTATCTCAGAGGCACGAACTCTAGAGGATCTCAAGAAAATGGTGGAAATGCGAGCCGTTGGTTTACCTCTTGAATATATTGTTGGATACGCAGAGTTCTGTGGTTTGCGGATAGAATTGGACCGAGGCGTTTTCGTGCCTCGAAAACGTACCGAGTTTCTTGTTCACCAGGCAAAAGCCCTGTCATTTTCTGGTGATATCGTCGTTGACCTATGTTGCGGGTCAGGTGCTGTGGGCGTAGCACTCGCTGCATCTTTAGGACGAGTTGAATTGTATTCTGTTGACATTGACCCTGTCGCAGTACGATGCGCTGGCCGCAACGTAACGGATTTCAGTGGCCATGTTTTTAAAGGTGACTTGTATAAAGCTCTGCCCTACTCACTTAAAGGCCATGTGAATATCCTAGTTGCGAACGTACCTTACGTTCCTACCGAGGCAATCAAGCTGCTGCCGCAGGAGGCTCGCCTACATGAACCGAAGGTGGCACTTGACGGAGGAGAGGATGGACTTGACATTCAGCGAAGAGTTGCAGAAGAAGCAATTCTCTGGCTAGCACCGGGAGGACATCTTTTGATAGAGACGAGCGAAATGCAGGCACCTCAGACCTTTGACATCTTTTCAGGTGCTGGGCTTACCACAAAAGTGGCTAGAGACGAGGAACTGGACGCTACTGTCGTGATCGGATCAAATTCTATTTTTTAGAGTAAATAAGTACTTAGTCTTAATCACAAATGAAATGATAATTTCTTATCACTATACTAATAAACAAAAAATCATTATTTAAAGGGCAACGATTGTTTAACAATAATTAATAGGGTGATGCATATTATACATGACTAATATGTATCTCCCTTTATTTTTTATGACTTTTTAAGATTTAGGTCTTGATAATTTGTAAAAAAGTTTGATTAAAATCATGTAGTGAAAATTTCTTTTCTTGTTAAGCACACGAGGCAGGAATGTTGAATAGGAAAGAGAATTTTTAGGTGGAAGAAGTGATTACATCATAAGTGAAAGAAATGTTATTTGTTTAAAAAAGTTTGTGGAGGGAAATGGCGATGCAAAAGATACTCATTCTTGGAGTAAGTGGTCTTGTAGGAAGAGCTTTATTAGATGAATTTACTGATGAATATGACGTATATGGAACGTATTTTTCTTCGTTAACTAGCCTCCCTGATGATAAGCAATTCCAATTAGAAGTTCAGCAAATAGATAAACTGAAGGAAATTACAAGCACAATTAAGCCCGACATTGTGATTTCTTGCCTAAGAGGAGAGTTTGATCAACAGCTTACGTTTCATAAAGAATTGGCTAAAGTATTACAAAATAATGGTAGTCGAGTTTATTACTTTTCTACGACAAATGTATTTGATGGGGACTTCTCAAGATCCCACACAGAAACAGATATACCTAATGCTGAATCAGATTATGGGAAGTTCAAAATTAAATGTGAAAACATGCTAAAAGAAATTTTGGATGAGCGAGTGGTCATTATCCGAATCCCGGCAATATGGGGGAAGGATTCACCAAGATGGAAATTAATCAATGAAAGCATAAAAAATAATAAAGTGATCGATGTGTACAGTAATCTCGTATGTAACAATCTTTTGGATGTAATGTTAGCAAAACAATTACGATTTATTATTGAAAATGATTTAAAGGGAACAATTCATTTAGGTTCAGCAGATGAAATGACTCAAGGTCAATTCTATGAACAAATTATAAGTAAACTCACGAGTAAAAAGAACCTTATACAATATCGTTTATATCAGGATAAAGTCGACACTTGTTATTTTAGGTTAATTTCAAATCGTGATGATATCCCAAGCACTCTACAAAATACGAATCAAGATATTATTTCGTACTTGCTGGAATAAACGGCAAGTATGATAGTAAGCTAACCGATGCGAATGTTAAACAAACGCTCTTAAAGTGATCAAACTTTTTTATAAAAATTTATCGCAGATTAACGGGCAGTA from Cytobacillus dafuensis encodes:
- a CDS encoding DUF2187 family protein → MQKEKNEFSDQKRANSGDIILFERKSNIYEGKVFLVRTNSVLVEISSKDAKTLGYEMPNTVVRHGKYSLV
- a CDS encoding HU family DNA-binding protein, with translation MNKTELVKAVSTKAELTIKDAGNVVDAIFETITSTLAKEEKIQFIGFGTFEVRERSARKGRNPQTGEEIEIAASKVPAFKPGKELKEAVK
- a CDS encoding putative protein N(5)-glutamine methyltransferase, coding for MDNETEKCIINRLRSAGCVFAEDETRLLISEARTLEDLKKMVEMRAVGLPLEYIVGYAEFCGLRIELDRGVFVPRKRTEFLVHQAKALSFSGDIVVDLCCGSGAVGVALAASLGRVELYSVDIDPVAVRCAGRNVTDFSGHVFKGDLYKALPYSLKGHVNILVANVPYVPTEAIKLLPQEARLHEPKVALDGGEDGLDIQRRVAEEAILWLAPGGHLLIETSEMQAPQTFDIFSGAGLTTKVARDEELDATVVIGSNSIF
- a CDS encoding sugar nucleotide-binding protein, with the translated sequence MQKILILGVSGLVGRALLDEFTDEYDVYGTYFSSLTSLPDDKQFQLEVQQIDKLKEITSTIKPDIVISCLRGEFDQQLTFHKELAKVLQNNGSRVYYFSTTNVFDGDFSRSHTETDIPNAESDYGKFKIKCENMLKEILDERVVIIRIPAIWGKDSPRWKLINESIKNNKVIDVYSNLVCNNLLDVMLAKQLRFIIENDLKGTIHLGSADEMTQGQFYEQIISKLTSKKNLIQYRLYQDKVDTCYFRLISNRDDIPSTLQNTNQDIISYLLE